A DNA window from Hoplias malabaricus isolate fHopMal1 chromosome 5, fHopMal1.hap1, whole genome shotgun sequence contains the following coding sequences:
- the LOC136696285 gene encoding deoxyribonuclease gamma-like isoform X2: MKLSLFLLLNLGGVFSLKICSFNIQSFGETKLQKPAVLSVIVECLARCDLTLVMEIKDTKGEAFPQLMTRLNSRYRGRRLEYGYVISERLGRKSYKEQYAFIYRQRSVSVKSVYQYPDAQTDDVDAFAREPFIVWFSSPTTEIKEFVIIPIHTTPEAAVKEIDELYDVYQNVSQRWPSQNFILMGDFNAACGYVPKKEWPNIRLRSDTEFLWLTNDKLDTSVKQSTSCAYDRVVLRGEKMIQAVPADSVEVFDFKQVFGLTEQEALAVSDHFPLCFTVSGGRRSG; encoded by the exons ATGAAGCTGTCTCTGTTTCTGCTGCTGAACCTTGGAGGAGTCTTCAGCCTCAAAATCTGTTCCTTCAACATACAGTCGTTTGGAGAAACCAAACTCCAGAAACCCGCGGTGCTGAGCGTGATAGTGGAG TGCCTCGCTCGATGTGACCTCACGCTGGTCATGGAGATCAAAGACACAAAGGGTGAGGCATTCCCTCAGCTGATGACTCGCCTTAACAG CAGGTACAGAGGCAGACGGCTGGAGTACGGTTACGTGATCAGTGAAAGATTGGGCCGAAAATCATACAAGGAGCAGTATGCCTTTATTTACAG GCAGCGGTCAGTTTCTGTGAAGTCTGTTTATCAGTATCCGGACGCACAGACTGATGATGTCGATGCGTTCGCCAGAGAACCTTTCATCGTCTGGTTTTCATCACCAACAACAG AGATCAAAGAGTTCGTTATCATCCCCATTCACACCACTCCAGAGGCAGCAGTCAAAGAAATAGATGAGCTGTATGACGTCTATCAGAACGTCTCACAACGCTGGCCATCACAG AACTTCATCCTCATGGGGGATTTTAACGCTGCGTGTGGCTATGTCCCGAAGAAAGAGTGGCCTAACATTCGCCTGCGCTCGGACACAGAGTTCCTGTGGCTGACCAATGATAAACTGGACACTTCTGTCAAACAGTCCACCAGCTGTGCTTACGACCG CGTGGTGCTCCGAGGAGAGAAGATGATCCAGGCGGTCCCCGCTGACTCAGTGGAGGTTTTCGATTTTAAACAAGTGTTTGGACTCACGGAGCAGGAG GCCTTGGCTGTGAGTGATCATTTCCCTCTTTGTTTCACCGTCAGTGGGGGCAGGAGAAGTGGTTGA
- the LOC136696285 gene encoding deoxyribonuclease gamma-like isoform X1 encodes MKLSLFLLLNLGGVFSLKICSFNIQSFGETKLQKPAVLSVIVECLARCDLTLVMEIKDTKGEAFPQLMTRLNSRYRGRRLEYGYVISERLGRKSYKEQYAFIYRQRSVSVKSVYQYPDAQTDDVDAFAREPFIVWFSSPTTEIKEFVIIPIHTTPEAAVKEIDELYDVYQNVSQRWPSQQNFILMGDFNAACGYVPKKEWPNIRLRSDTEFLWLTNDKLDTSVKQSTSCAYDRVVLRGEKMIQAVPADSVEVFDFKQVFGLTEQEALAVSDHFPLCFTVSGGRRSG; translated from the exons ATGAAGCTGTCTCTGTTTCTGCTGCTGAACCTTGGAGGAGTCTTCAGCCTCAAAATCTGTTCCTTCAACATACAGTCGTTTGGAGAAACCAAACTCCAGAAACCCGCGGTGCTGAGCGTGATAGTGGAG TGCCTCGCTCGATGTGACCTCACGCTGGTCATGGAGATCAAAGACACAAAGGGTGAGGCATTCCCTCAGCTGATGACTCGCCTTAACAG CAGGTACAGAGGCAGACGGCTGGAGTACGGTTACGTGATCAGTGAAAGATTGGGCCGAAAATCATACAAGGAGCAGTATGCCTTTATTTACAG GCAGCGGTCAGTTTCTGTGAAGTCTGTTTATCAGTATCCGGACGCACAGACTGATGATGTCGATGCGTTCGCCAGAGAACCTTTCATCGTCTGGTTTTCATCACCAACAACAG AGATCAAAGAGTTCGTTATCATCCCCATTCACACCACTCCAGAGGCAGCAGTCAAAGAAATAGATGAGCTGTATGACGTCTATCAGAACGTCTCACAACGCTGGCCATCACAG cAGAACTTCATCCTCATGGGGGATTTTAACGCTGCGTGTGGCTATGTCCCGAAGAAAGAGTGGCCTAACATTCGCCTGCGCTCGGACACAGAGTTCCTGTGGCTGACCAATGATAAACTGGACACTTCTGTCAAACAGTCCACCAGCTGTGCTTACGACCG CGTGGTGCTCCGAGGAGAGAAGATGATCCAGGCGGTCCCCGCTGACTCAGTGGAGGTTTTCGATTTTAAACAAGTGTTTGGACTCACGGAGCAGGAG GCCTTGGCTGTGAGTGATCATTTCCCTCTTTGTTTCACCGTCAGTGGGGGCAGGAGAAGTGGTTGA
- the LOC136696285 gene encoding deoxyribonuclease gamma-like isoform X3 produces MKLSLFLLLNLGGVFSLKICSFNIQSFGETKLQKPAVLSVIVECLARCDLTLVMEIKDTKGEAFPQLMTRLNRYRGRRLEYGYVISERLGRKSYKEQYAFIYRQRSVSVKSVYQYPDAQTDDVDAFAREPFIVWFSSPTTEIKEFVIIPIHTTPEAAVKEIDELYDVYQNVSQRWPSQQNFILMGDFNAACGYVPKKEWPNIRLRSDTEFLWLTNDKLDTSVKQSTSCAYDRVVLRGEKMIQAVPADSVEVFDFKQVFGLTEQEALAVSDHFPLCFTVSGGRRSG; encoded by the exons ATGAAGCTGTCTCTGTTTCTGCTGCTGAACCTTGGAGGAGTCTTCAGCCTCAAAATCTGTTCCTTCAACATACAGTCGTTTGGAGAAACCAAACTCCAGAAACCCGCGGTGCTGAGCGTGATAGTGGAG TGCCTCGCTCGATGTGACCTCACGCTGGTCATGGAGATCAAAGACACAAAGGGTGAGGCATTCCCTCAGCTGATGACTCGCCTTAACAG GTACAGAGGCAGACGGCTGGAGTACGGTTACGTGATCAGTGAAAGATTGGGCCGAAAATCATACAAGGAGCAGTATGCCTTTATTTACAG GCAGCGGTCAGTTTCTGTGAAGTCTGTTTATCAGTATCCGGACGCACAGACTGATGATGTCGATGCGTTCGCCAGAGAACCTTTCATCGTCTGGTTTTCATCACCAACAACAG AGATCAAAGAGTTCGTTATCATCCCCATTCACACCACTCCAGAGGCAGCAGTCAAAGAAATAGATGAGCTGTATGACGTCTATCAGAACGTCTCACAACGCTGGCCATCACAG cAGAACTTCATCCTCATGGGGGATTTTAACGCTGCGTGTGGCTATGTCCCGAAGAAAGAGTGGCCTAACATTCGCCTGCGCTCGGACACAGAGTTCCTGTGGCTGACCAATGATAAACTGGACACTTCTGTCAAACAGTCCACCAGCTGTGCTTACGACCG CGTGGTGCTCCGAGGAGAGAAGATGATCCAGGCGGTCCCCGCTGACTCAGTGGAGGTTTTCGATTTTAAACAAGTGTTTGGACTCACGGAGCAGGAG GCCTTGGCTGTGAGTGATCATTTCCCTCTTTGTTTCACCGTCAGTGGGGGCAGGAGAAGTGGTTGA
- the abhd6a gene encoding monoacylglycerol lipase ABHD6: protein MDLDLVNMFVIAGGTLAIPILAFVASFLLWPAALIKVYHWYWRRRLGLQVDYSEHEGYRFCYTHRGKPSSKPSVLMLHGFSGNKDMWLGMVKFLPTNIHLVCVDMPGHEGTTRTSAVDYSIEGQVRRIHQFVESIQLNKKPFHLVGTSMGGNVAGVYAASYPSDLCSVTLICPAGLKNTEDSVFAKRLRELEKTRDVYNIPLIPSTPEQMEEMLKLCSFVRFKIPHQVLQGLVDVRIPHNDFYREVFMEIVEEKSRHSLHENMHLISAPLQVIWGKQDQVLDVSGASVLAKALPGCQVDLLDNCGHSVVMERPRKAAILIMNFITRQNSGSGSNKKIS from the exons ATGGATCTGGACCTGGTAAACATGTTTGTCATTGCCGGAGGCACACTTGCAATCCCCATTCTAGCTTTTGTGGCATCGTTTCTGCTGTGGCCTGCGGCTCTCATCAAGGTCTACCactg GTACTGGAGGAGGAGGCTGGGGCTGCAGGTGGATTATTCTGAGCATGAAGGATATCGTTTTTgttacacacacagaggaaagcCAAGCAGCAAACCCTCTGTACTCATGCTTCATGGCTTCTCTGGTAACAAAGATATGTGGCTGGGGATGGTGAAG TTCCTCCCAACTAACATTCACCTGGTGTGTGTGGACATGCCTGGACATGAGGGCACCACTCGCACCAGCGCAGTGGACTACTCCATCGAGGGCCAAGTCAGGAGGATACATCAG TTTGTAGAAAGTATTCAGCTAAATAAGAAGCCATTCCACCTGGTGGGCACCTCCATGGGAGGGAACGTGGCTGGAGTGTATGCTGCCTCCTACCCTTCTGATCTCTGCAGTGTCACACTCATCTGTCCTGCTG GTCTGAAGAACACAGAGGACAGTGTGTTTGCGAAACGCTTGCGAGAGCTGGAGAAGACTAGGGATGTTTATAATATCCCTCTTATCCCGTCGACTCCAGAGCAGATGGAGGAAATGCTGAAGCTCTGTTCTTTTGTCCGCTTTAAGATCCCTCACCAG gtTCTTCAAGGTTTGGTTGATGTCCGTATCCCACACAACGATTTCTACCGCGAAG TGTTCATGGAAATAGTCGAAGAAAAATCCAGGCACAGTCTTCATGAGAACATGCACCTCATCTCAGCTCCTCTGCAGGTCATTTGGGGGAAACAAGACCAG GTTCTAGATGTGTCTGGAGCTTCAGTGTTGGCCAAAGCTTTGCCTGGATGTCAGGTTGATCTTCTGGACAACTGTGGACACTCTGTGGTTATGGAGCGCCCCCGCAAGGCTGCTATTCTCATCATGAACTTCATAACACGCCAGAACTCGGGCTCTGGCAGCAATAAGAAGATCTCCTGA
- the LOC136696065 gene encoding protein SPMIP1: MRSLLTTQDQNCYRELILKEAYTRLAWKTKYTKDYPSSFTHQRSKTLGLFNPPKPHSQVSLPPVVQPQGKRTKEAVVPVGRSLSEAPLMRPVSPPTKETLYHGFSKEGKGRRAYLERRVHKQPEEKFDYPILTSWEYGWRLGDYELNYRSPTYGRSEVVRSNFYARNGIFTIPTATDILG, encoded by the exons ATGAGGAGCCTCCTGACCACTCAGGACCAGAACTGCTACCGGGAGCTCATTCTGAAGGAAGCCTACACCCGACTCGCGTGGAAAACCAAATACACCAAGGACTATCCCTCCAGCTTCACACACCAAAGATCCAAGACCCTGGGCCTCTTTAACCCCCCCAAACCCCATTCCCAGGTGAGCCTTCCGCCTGTCGTCCAGCCCCAGGGGAAAAGAACGAAGGAAGCTGTGGTTCCTGTGGGCCGATCTCTCAGCGAAGCCCCACTGATGCGGCCGGTCAGTCCCCCGACCAAGGAGACCCTCTACCACGGCTTTTCCAAAGAGGGGAAAGGGCGCCGCGCGTACCTGGAAAGACGTGTTCATAAACAGCCCGAGGAAAAGTTTGACTACCCGATCCTGACCTCATGGGAATACGGCTGGAGATTAG GTGACTATGAACTTAACTACAGATCTCCAACCTACGGACGGTCAGAAGTGGTTAGGAGTAATTTCTACGCCAGAAATGGGATCTTCACCATTCCCACTGCGACTGATATCCTGGGATAA